DNA sequence from the Halorussus limi genome:
GGGGACGACCCGCTGGCCCTCGGGCGTCTCGACGCGGAGGTCCCCGGCCTCGACGTAGAAGACCTCCTCTTGGTCGTCGTGGTAGTGGTACGCCAGCGGAATCTGCTCGCCGGGTTCGACCTCGTAGAAGTTGAGCGCGACGTTCTCCAGTCCGGCGGCGTCGCCGACCGCGCGCTGGACGCACGGCCGGTCCGGCGTCGGTTCGACCGTCTCTGGGTCGATGACGTGGTATCCCATGTGGGACCACAGACCACAGCGGGTTATAATACTCTCGGACGGGCGAGCGTCGCAGTTCACGGGGTCCCGACCGCCGAATCCTTAATAATCCGGACGCCCAACCGCCGTGCGAGAGACCAGCATGGAGGACAAGCGAACCGAAGCGTGCGGCCGGTGTTCGATGACCACCGTCGTCTCGATGTCCGAGGACGGCGAGTCGGGCGACCGACCGGGCCGCGACCCATTCGACGGCGAGCGCATCGAAGTCGCCGAGTCCGAGATGCAGACCGCCAATCGCCACGTGGTCTGGCTCGGACGACTCAAGCGCAGACTGGACGAGGCGGCGACTCGACTGACGTACGGCCGCTGACGATGCGGGGAGTGTCAGCGTCAGACGCACGTCAGCGTCGCCCGACAAGCGTATAACAGAGCCACCCTAGGGAGTCTATCAATGGAAGAGAGCGTTTCGGGCTTCAAGCTCCGCGGGACGTGGGGCGACATCGTCGAACACGGCGAGCGAATCACCGAAGCCCTCCGCGAAGCGGGCGTCTCCGGCGACGCCTACGACGAATGGGAAGAGTGGCGACCCAAACACCACGAGCGCCTCGGCGAGGACGTCTCCGAGAAGACCGCCGAGCAGGCGTCGGTCGGCGAGGGCGAGGGCGAGAAGAAGGGCAAGACGCCCGACGACGACCTCAAGACCGCGGGCGAGAAGATAAGCGAATCCTACGAGAAGTTAGAAGACGAGGACACCGACGAGGCCGTGAGCAAGTGGCAGGACTCGGTCAGCTACGTCGCACGCGCCGCCGACTCCGCGAGTCGGAAGGCGCTCCGGAAGGTCGAGGACACCGTCTACCAGAAGGTGATGACTCGGCTCGCACCCTACTACTTCGACAACGACCTCATCAGCGCCAACGTCCAGCAGGTCGGCCGCGGCGACGGCGAGGAGACGTTCGTCTTCGAGGTCAACATCAACGACGACGGTCTCAAGGAGGAGGTCAGCGACCGACTGGCCGACTACGAGGACGAGGTCAACCGCTGGCACGTCGCCACCGAGAAGCGCACCGACACCGCGGAGGCCGCCGAGGGCGTCGAAGCCCCCGAGGAACCCGAGGAACCCCACTCGAAAACGACCTGACCGCAGGACCGCGCGTCCCGAGTCGGACTCGAAGTCGAACCGAGCGCGAGCGGCCGGAAACCGGGCGACGCCGGTACCGGACGGCTCGAAACCGAAAGCCGGTACACTATTTTGTCGTGGGCGATAGTTCCGCGTATGGTCGGAACCGGCGTCGTGACGTTGGTAATCGCAGCTATCGCCAGTCTGTTCATGGCGTGGGCCATCGGCGCGGGGTCGTCTGGCTCGACTCCCTTCGCCCCCGCAGTGGGTGCGAACGCCATCTCCGTGATGCGGGCCGGGTTCTTCGTGGGTCTGCTCGGGTTCCTCGGCGCCGTGATGCAGGGCGCGAACGTCTCGGAAGCGGTCGGCACGGAACTCATCGGGGGCGTCCAGTTGACGGCCATCGCGGCGACGACCGGTCTGCTCGTCGCGGCCGTGCTGGTCGCCATCGGCGTGTTCACGGGCTACCCCATCGCCACCGCCTTCACCGTGACCGGGGCCATCGTCGGCGTCGGACTCGCGATGGGCGGCGACCCGGCGTGGGCGAAGTACCGCCAGATTTCGGCGCTCTGGATTCTCACCCCGTTCGTCGGTAGCTCCATCGCGTACGCCACCGCGAAGCTACTGCGCTCGGAGCGCACCTCCGAGGCGGTCGTCATCCCGCTGCTCGCCGCGCTGGTCGGTCTCATCATCGCCAACGTCAAGTTCGTCATTCTCGGCCCGCCCGACGTGAGCCAATCGGTGGCCGAGACCGCGGGCGAGGCGCTGTCGCTTCCCCCCATCGTGGGGGACGAGACCGGACGAATCGTCGTCTCGCTCGCCGTGGCGGGAGTCCTCGCCGGACTGCTCGCGTGGGACGTGCATCGGAATCTGGAGGCCGGACAGCGCCACTTCCTGCTGGCGCTCGGGAGCCTCGTCGCCTTCTCCGCCGGCGGGTCGCAGGTCGGTCTCGCCATCGGCCCGCTGGTGCCGCTGCTCGACCCCTTCGACATTCCGCTCCTGCCGGTGCTGGTCGGCGGCGGCATCGGTCTGCTCGCGGGGTCGTGGACCGGCGCGCCGCGCATGATAAAGGCGCTCGCGCAGGACTACTCGGCGCTCGGGCCCCGGCGCTCCATCGCGGCGCTCATCCCCTCGTTCGCCATCGCCCAAATCGCGGTCTTCTTCGGCATCCCGGTCTCGTTCAACGAAATCATCGTCAGCGCCATCGTCGGAAGCGGTTACGCCGCGGGAGGAAGCGGCGTGAGTCGAGAGAAGATGGGTTACACGGTGCTGGCGTGGCTGGCGTCGCTCGTGCTTGCGACGGGCGTCGGCTACGGCGCGTTCGCACTCATCGAGATGCTCGGGTAGTCGAACGGGCGCCGCGGAGAAGAGAATCGAACGACGTCAACCCTCGGTTTCGACGCCGTCCTCGAACTCGGTCTCCTCTTCCGGTTCGGTCTCGGCGCGCTCGGAGACGTCGAGTTTCGTCACGCGCGCCTTCATGATGCGGGTGTTCTCGACCTGTTCGACGTGGAGGCGCACGCCGTCGTAGGTGATGTCCTCGCCCTCCTCGACCAGTCGGCCCGCGCGGTTGAAGATGAACCCGGCGATGGTCTCGAACTCCTCGCCCTCTGGGAGGTCTATCTCCAGCGCCTCGTTGACCTCGTCGATGTTGAGTTCGCCCTGCACGATGATGGTCTCGTCGTCCACGAACTCGATGGGTTCCTCCTCCTCGCCTTCGAGGATGTCGCCGACGATTTCCTCGACCATGTCCTCCATGGTGACGAGTCCCTCGGTGGTCCCGAACTCGTCGATGACGATGACCATCTGCATGCGGTTCTCGCGCATCTCGGTCAGGAGTTCGTCCACGTTCTTGCTCTCGGGGACGTGGAGGGTCGGCTGAATCACGTCTTCGAGTTCGAGTTCCTCGTGTTCGCCGTAGGTCTGCTCCCGGACCAAATCCCGGATGTGGATGACGCCGATGACGTTGTCGAGGCTCCCCTCGTAGACGGGAACTCGCTCGTGGCCGCTCTGGACCAGCGTCTCGATGGCCTCCTCGACGCTCGCGGTCTTCGGGACGGCGGTCATGTCGAGGCGCGGTGTCATCACTTCCTTGGCGATGGTGTTGTTGAACCGGAAGATGCGCTGGAGCATCTCGCGCTCGTCTTCCTCGATGACGCCCTCGCGCTCGCCGGTCTCTATCATGTCCTGAATCTCGTCGCGGGTCACGTAGGAGGTCTCGATGGCCGAGCGGCCGCCCGTGACCTTGTTGACGAGGCGGGTGAGGTAGTCGAAGGTGACGACCAGCGGGAGGAGGACGTACTCCGAGAGTTTCAGCGGGCGGGCGATGCGGAGCGCCCACGACTCGGTGTTCTCGACCGCGTAGGACTTCGGCGCAGACTCGCCGAACAGCAGAACGAGAGAGGTAATTCCGAAAGTGGAGATGAGGACTGCCATCCCCGCGCTCTCGACGTGGATGCCGACGAGCGCCGTCGCAATCGACGACATCGCGATGTTGACGAGGTTGTTGCCGACGAGAATCGTCACCAGCAGGCGGTGAGGGTCGGACTTGAGTTCTGCGACCGCGTCCGCTCCGGGAACGCCGTCCTCCATGAGCGCGTCGACGCGGTGCTTGGCCAGCGAGAACATCGCGATTTCCGAGGAGGAGAAGAAACCGGAAAGCGCGATGAGGACGGCGATGGCCACGGCTCCGGCTCCGGTGACCTGCCAGTCCGAGAGGGTGACACCGAACACCTCTGCCATGGGAACGACACCGACAGACGCGGCCGTGAGTATCGGAAGTGACACCATTTAACAACTCATCTTCAGAGTCGGAACGATTAACTCTTTATTCTTTTCCCCGGAGACGACGCGGGACTGCCGCGAGCGAAGACCTTACCACCGATTCGGCCCTACGAACGGACATGAGTCAGTCAGCGACCGGTGGTTCGGCGATTACGCTGTACCGCTTGCAGGCCTGCCCGTTCTGCGAGCGCGTGGTCCGGAAACTACACGAGTACGACCTCGACTACCAATCGCGCTTCGTGGAACCGATGCACAGCGACCGCAACGTCGTCAAGCGCATCTCGGGCAAGCGGACCGTCCCGGCCATCGTGGACGAGAACACGGGCGTCACGATGAGCGAGAGCGCCAACATCGTGGAGTACCTCGAAAACACCTACGGGGACGAGGCCCGAGCGGACGGCGGCGAGGCGCGCGCAGACGCCGACGGAGGTGACGCCTGATGCCGGACTTCGAAGTCGTCTCGCTCCCCGACACCGACCACGTCGCGGAGGGCGACACCGCGCCGGACTTCACCCGACCGCTCGTCAACGACGAGTACTGGGAGGACGCCGCGCTCTCGGACTTGACCGACGAGGGGCCGGTCCTGCTGGTGTTCTTCACGATGGACGGCGCGTTCCCCGCGACGTACATGTGGAACGAGATTCGGGACCGGAACTGGGGTAGCGAGGCACAGCGCACCTCGGACGAAGCGAGCGGTGAAAGCGCGAACGACGACGGCCGAGAGTTGACCATCGTCGGCCTCTCCATCTCGGACCCCTACGCCCACAAGCAACTCGTCGAGGAACGCGGGATAGACTACCGACTCTTCTCGGACCCGCAGAACGGCGTCGCCGAGGAGTACGGCATCGTCAACGACCTCGACGGGATGGCGGGCGTGAGCGAACCCAGGCCCGCGGTCTTCCTGCTGGACGAGGACCGGACCGTCGAGTACGCGTGGGTCGCCGAGGAGTGGCCAGACTTCCCGGACTACGACGAGGTCGAAGACGCCATCGGCGAACTGTAGGCAGCGACGCCGATTTCGGGTTTACTGGTCCCGCCGACGCCGAAAGTCGGGCGGTCGGCGCGAACGCCGCCCCCGAGCGGTGACAGACGCTACGCTTTTTTCCACGGCCTCCCGAGACAGACGCATGAGCGAGGCAATCGAGGAGGCGGCAGACGCGATTCGCGCGGGCGAACTCGTCGTCTACCCGACCGAGACGGTGTACGGTCTCGGCGCGGACGCGCTGGACGAAACGGCGGTCGAGCGCGTCTTCGCGGCGAAAGACCGGTCGCACGAGAAACCGATTTCGCTCGCCGTTCCCGACGCGACGTCCGCGCTGGAGTACGTCCGCCCGACCGACCGCGAGGAGCGGTTCATGCGCGAGTTCCTGCCCGGCCCGGTGACGGTCCTCTGCGAGAAGCGCGAGTCGGTCCCGGACGTTCTGACCGGCGGCCGCGAGCGCGTGGGGGTGCGCGTGCCCGACCACGAGGTCGCGCTCGACCTCCTGAACGAAGTCGCGCCCGTCACGGCCACGAGCGCGAACGTGAGCGGGCGACCGAGCGCGACCCGAGTCGCCGACATCGACGACGAGATTCGGGACGCCGCCGCGGCGGTCCTCGACGGGGGCGAGACCGGCGGGACCGGAAGCACCGTCGTGAACGTCGAGACCGGCGACATCGTGCGCGAGGGGCCGAACGCCGACGACGTGGCGGCGTGGCTCGACGCGAACGCAGACGGCTCATAGTCCCAGTAACGACTTCAGCGAACGCGTTTTGACGCCGCACTCGGTCCGATAGTCGCAGGCTTGGCACTTCGCGTCGTTCGTCAGGCGCGGCGGCGGGCCGTCGAGCGACCGGGCGGCCTCTACCGCCGTCCGATACGCGGCTTTCCGCCGGGTGCCGAGACGCACCTCCCGAATCACCCCGTGGGTCGGGTACTCCACGAACGCGCGCTCGACCGACCGCTCGGCCTCCCACGAGAGCGCCTTCGCGGCGGCGACGGTCCGGACCGACTGGGGTTCCCAGACGCCCTGTTCGGGCGGGTCGCCGGTGAAGACCATCGCGGGCGTGGGCGCGTCGAGCGAGAGGACCTTGTGGACGACGCCCCGGCAGTCCTTCCCCTCGGCCACGCGCTCTCGGTCGCTCGGGTCCCGAATCTCGGACCACTCGGCGTCGAATCGCCGGCGAGCGTACTCCAGATTCGACCGGAACTCGTCGGGCGCGACCGACAGCGGCAGGTCCGCGAGGGCGTCGCGGTCGGCCGCCAACAGGTCGCCGTACCGGTAAGCGAGTTCCCGCCGCTCGGCCACATCGTCGGGAACCTCGAAGTCGTCCTCGCGCCGCCGATAGTACAACTTCCGCGGGCAGTACGCCGCGGTTTCGAGTTCACTGAACGGAACCTTCGACACGCGAGTTGTTCGTCGCGTCTTCAGGGATAAGGATTAGCCAACTCTAGTCACGGTAAAGAAATGGAAATGTTTCTTTGGCGATGGACGGCCAGCGAGCGACTGAGCGAACGCTCGGCCGAACCGCCGACAGTAGACGCCCAGTCAGACTACCGACAGGGAACGCTCGACTGAGCAACCGATACGGAATCAGCGTCCGCGCGAGTGCAGCGAGCGCGGTTCACCGCGAGCGAGGAACGGAGTGACGAGCGAGCGGACCAAGGGAGGACGAGAGCGAACGAAGTGAGCGGCGGGACGACCGCCGTGTTTTTCATGAAAGTTTTGCCAGGGAGAAATCGCGGCTTCGCCGCGGTTTCGACCGCAGCAAAAGTTTCAGAAGGAAACGTTCGTCTCCATCCCCTCGGTCGCGTCGTCCAGACCGTCCTCCTCGACGCCTTCGGTCATGCGGTCGGAGAGTTCGCGGTCCTGCAGGACGTTCTCGAACTCGTTCCGGAATCGGTCGTTGACGGTGCGCCGTTCCTGCTGGGTCTCGACGACGCGGCGGTAGCGTCGGACGGTCGATTCGCTCACGTCGAGTTCGTCGGCGCACTCGCCGGTGGACGCGTCGGCGTCGAGCAACTCCCGGAGGTCGTCCAAGTCGAACGGGGCGTCCTCGTCGGCGTCCCGGACGAGGTGGAGGTCGATGCGGGCGCGAGCGACCGTCTCCCCGAGCGAGGCGTCGCCGAGTTCGCGAGCGATTTCGGCGTCGGAGTCGCCCGCGTAGAAGCGCCGAATCACGGTCACGAGGTCCTCGTCGGAGAGCGTCGTCCCGAAGTCGTAGCGGTCGCGCATGCGCCCGACTACGTCCGCGAGGCGGTCGTCGATGGCCGTCTCCGAACTCAGCGACCCGTGGGTCTCCTCTTGGCGTTCGGTGACGGTGGATTCGTCGGTGACATCCATGAAGATGTCCCGGAGTTCCGCTGTCTTCTCGTCCATTCTCTTATGATGTGGGTCCCTCGTGTCGGCTATATAAAAATCTGTCGGCGATGGCGCGGTCGAGCGAGCGCCGTCAACCGAAGACCTCTTTTCGGTTGACGGGCCACTGGCGAGTATGAGTACGGACACGGCCTCGGTCGAGTTAGTCGGCGAAGAAACCGCCGAGAACGTCGCTCGCGCGGCCCTGTTGGCCGCGCTAACGGGGGCGTTCGCCTACGTCTCGTTCCCGAACCCCCTCTCGCCGGCGCCGGTGAGCCTCCAAGTCCTCGGCGTCTTCCTCGCCGGACTCCTGCTCGGCCCGCTCTGGGGCGGCGTCTCGATGGCGCTGTACCTCGCCGCCGGGGCGGTCGGTGCGCCGGTGTTCGCGGGCGGGTCTGCCGGGTTGGCGGTGCTGTGGATACAACCGACCAGCGGGTACCTCTGGTCGTACCCCGTCGCGGCGTTCGTCGTCGGCGCGATAGCCCACGGCGGTCTCCGACTGCGCGAGTCGGTTCCGCGATCGGTCCCGCGACTCGTCGGCGCGATGGTCGTCGGAACCGCGATAATCTACGCCGTCGGCGTGGTCGTCATGGCGTTCGTCCTCGACATGACGCTCCGAGCGGCGTTCCTCGCAGGAGCGGCCGCGTTCATCCCCGCCGAAGCGTTCAAAATCGCGGCGGCGGTCGGCGTCGTCCGGAGCGACCAGATAGTCGCCGAGTAGCGAGACGCGGACACTGCCAACTCACCAGATGATAGAGACACGAAACGTGGTCCACCGGTACGGCGACGACGGACCTCCGGCGGTAGACGGCGTCTCGCTCTCCGTCGCCGACGGCGAGTTCGTCCTGCTGGCGGGGGCGAACGGGTCGGGCAAGTCGACGCTCGTCCGGCACTTCAACGGCCTGCTCGACCCCGACGAGGGCGAGGTGCTGGTGGACGGCACTCCGGTCTCCGAGGACCTCGTGGCGGCCCGGACCCGGGTCGGCATGGTGTTCCAACAGCCCCGCGACGGGTTCGTCGCGGCGACGGTCGGCGCGGACGTGGCGTTCGGCCCCGAGAATCTGGGCCTCTCGCACGACGAAATCGACCGCCGGGTCGGAGATGCGCTCGCAGCGGTGAACATGGCGGGCCGCCGCGACGAGCGCATCGACGAACTCTCGGGCGGCGAGCGCGAGCGGGTCGCAATCGCGGGGGCCGTGGCGATGGACCCGGACCACCTCGTGCTGGACGAACCGTTCACCGGTCTCGACGCGCCAGCGCGCGAGTCGGTGGTCGAGCAGTTGCGGAGCCTCAAGGAATCGGGCACGGGCGTCGTCCTCGTGACCCACGACCTCCGGGACGCCTTCGACCTCGCGGACCGAATCGTCGCGCTCGCGGACGGGAAAGTGGCCGCGGACGCCTCGCCCGCGGACGCCCGCGAGCGGCTCCCCGAACTCGGGATTCGCGTGCCGCCGCGAACGGCGACCGGCGGGAGAGAACTCGGCGGAGCGGCGACCGACGGGGAAGTGGCCGACTCCGAGGCGGCCGACTCGGAAACGGCCGACCCGGAGGCGACCGAGCGACCGTGACGCTCAGTTACCGGCCGGGCGACTCGCTGGCCCACCGACTCGACCCCCGGAGCAAACTCGGCTTTCAGGTCGCGTTCGCGCTCGCGGCGTTCGCGCACACGACTCCTCGGGGACTGCTCGCGCTGACCGCGGTGGTCGGCGGCGTCCTCGGCGCGTCAGGGCTATCGGCCCGCGAGGCGCTCGCCGAGTACCGATTCGTCTTCCCGTTCCTGCTCGCGAGTCCCCTCTTCTCGGCGGCGACGCTCGGCCCGCCGTGGGTTCGCTGGTCGGCCGGGTTCGATACCCTGCTCGCCAGCTATCGCGTCGTCCTCGTCCTGCTGGTGAGCGCGGCCTACCTCCGGACGACGCCGGTCAGGGACTCGCGCGCCGCGATTCAGCGCCTCGTCCCCGGACGGGTCGGGCGACTGCTCGGCACGGGCGTGGGCTTCGTCTTCCGGTTTCTGCCGGTCCTGCAGGCCGACCTCCGCCGGATTCGGGACGCCTCGGCCGCGCGGTTGGGCGACCAGCGGGGGTTAGTCGCCCGGATGCGCCTCGTCGGCGTCTCGGGGCTGGCGCGGGCGCTCTCGCGGGCCGACCGGTTCGCGCTCGCGCTCCGCGCCCGGTGTTTCGCGTGGAACCCGACGCTGCCGCCGCTCTCCTTCTCGCGGGCCGACCTGCCGGTGGTGGCCGCGAGCGTCGCGTTGCTGGCGTGGGCAGCGGTCTGAATCGTCGCCGACAGAGAACGAACACTCCCGCTGTCGGGTCGTAGTTTCGAAGCCGAACCGAACGATGTGAACAGTTTGGAAAATTAACTAAA
Encoded proteins:
- a CDS encoding DUF5828 family protein → MEESVSGFKLRGTWGDIVEHGERITEALREAGVSGDAYDEWEEWRPKHHERLGEDVSEKTAEQASVGEGEGEKKGKTPDDDLKTAGEKISESYEKLEDEDTDEAVSKWQDSVSYVARAADSASRKALRKVEDTVYQKVMTRLAPYYFDNDLISANVQQVGRGDGEETFVFEVNINDDGLKEEVSDRLADYEDEVNRWHVATEKRTDTAEAAEGVEAPEEPEEPHSKTT
- a CDS encoding hemolysin family protein, whose product is MAEVFGVTLSDWQVTGAGAVAIAVLIALSGFFSSSEIAMFSLAKHRVDALMEDGVPGADAVAELKSDPHRLLVTILVGNNLVNIAMSSIATALVGIHVESAGMAVLISTFGITSLVLLFGESAPKSYAVENTESWALRIARPLKLSEYVLLPLVVTFDYLTRLVNKVTGGRSAIETSYVTRDEIQDMIETGEREGVIEEDEREMLQRIFRFNNTIAKEVMTPRLDMTAVPKTASVEEAIETLVQSGHERVPVYEGSLDNVIGVIHIRDLVREQTYGEHEELELEDVIQPTLHVPESKNVDELLTEMRENRMQMVIVIDEFGTTEGLVTMEDMVEEIVGDILEGEEEEPIEFVDDETIIVQGELNIDEVNEALEIDLPEGEEFETIAGFIFNRAGRLVEEGEDITYDGVRLHVEQVENTRIMKARVTKLDVSERAETEPEEETEFEDGVETEG
- a CDS encoding L-threonylcarbamoyladenylate synthase; its protein translation is MSEAIEEAADAIRAGELVVYPTETVYGLGADALDETAVERVFAAKDRSHEKPISLAVPDATSALEYVRPTDREERFMREFLPGPVTVLCEKRESVPDVLTGGRERVGVRVPDHEVALDLLNEVAPVTATSANVSGRPSATRVADIDDEIRDAAAAVLDGGETGGTGSTVVNVETGDIVREGPNADDVAAWLDANADGS
- a CDS encoding inorganic phosphate transporter yields the protein MVGTGVVTLVIAAIASLFMAWAIGAGSSGSTPFAPAVGANAISVMRAGFFVGLLGFLGAVMQGANVSEAVGTELIGGVQLTAIAATTGLLVAAVLVAIGVFTGYPIATAFTVTGAIVGVGLAMGGDPAWAKYRQISALWILTPFVGSSIAYATAKLLRSERTSEAVVIPLLAALVGLIIANVKFVILGPPDVSQSVAETAGEALSLPPIVGDETGRIVVSLAVAGVLAGLLAWDVHRNLEAGQRHFLLALGSLVAFSAGGSQVGLAIGPLVPLLDPFDIPLLPVLVGGGIGLLAGSWTGAPRMIKALAQDYSALGPRRSIAALIPSFAIAQIAVFFGIPVSFNEIIVSAIVGSGYAAGGSGVSREKMGYTVLAWLASLVLATGVGYGAFALIEMLG
- a CDS encoding CRISPR-associated protein Cas4 — encoded protein: MSKVPFSELETAAYCPRKLYYRRREDDFEVPDDVAERRELAYRYGDLLAADRDALADLPLSVAPDEFRSNLEYARRRFDAEWSEIRDPSDRERVAEGKDCRGVVHKVLSLDAPTPAMVFTGDPPEQGVWEPQSVRTVAAAKALSWEAERSVERAFVEYPTHGVIREVRLGTRRKAAYRTAVEAARSLDGPPPRLTNDAKCQACDYRTECGVKTRSLKSLLGL
- a CDS encoding energy-coupling factor ABC transporter ATP-binding protein; this encodes MIETRNVVHRYGDDGPPAVDGVSLSVADGEFVLLAGANGSGKSTLVRHFNGLLDPDEGEVLVDGTPVSEDLVAARTRVGMVFQQPRDGFVAATVGADVAFGPENLGLSHDEIDRRVGDALAAVNMAGRRDERIDELSGGERERVAIAGAVAMDPDHLVLDEPFTGLDAPARESVVEQLRSLKESGTGVVLVTHDLRDAFDLADRIVALADGKVAADASPADARERLPELGIRVPPRTATGGRELGGAATDGEVADSEAADSETADPEATERP
- a CDS encoding biotin transporter BioY yields the protein MSTDTASVELVGEETAENVARAALLAALTGAFAYVSFPNPLSPAPVSLQVLGVFLAGLLLGPLWGGVSMALYLAAGAVGAPVFAGGSAGLAVLWIQPTSGYLWSYPVAAFVVGAIAHGGLRLRESVPRSVPRLVGAMVVGTAIIYAVGVVVMAFVLDMTLRAAFLAGAAAFIPAEAFKIAAAVGVVRSDQIVAE
- a CDS encoding glutathione S-transferase N-terminal domain-containing protein → MSQSATGGSAITLYRLQACPFCERVVRKLHEYDLDYQSRFVEPMHSDRNVVKRISGKRTVPAIVDENTGVTMSESANIVEYLENTYGDEARADGGEARADADGGDA
- a CDS encoding redoxin domain-containing protein; the encoded protein is MPDFEVVSLPDTDHVAEGDTAPDFTRPLVNDEYWEDAALSDLTDEGPVLLVFFTMDGAFPATYMWNEIRDRNWGSEAQRTSDEASGESANDDGRELTIVGLSISDPYAHKQLVEERGIDYRLFSDPQNGVAEEYGIVNDLDGMAGVSEPRPAVFLLDEDRTVEYAWVAEEWPDFPDYDEVEDAIGEL
- a CDS encoding energy-coupling factor transporter transmembrane component T family protein, with the translated sequence MTLSYRPGDSLAHRLDPRSKLGFQVAFALAAFAHTTPRGLLALTAVVGGVLGASGLSAREALAEYRFVFPFLLASPLFSAATLGPPWVRWSAGFDTLLASYRVVLVLLVSAAYLRTTPVRDSRAAIQRLVPGRVGRLLGTGVGFVFRFLPVLQADLRRIRDASAARLGDQRGLVARMRLVGVSGLARALSRADRFALALRARCFAWNPTLPPLSFSRADLPVVAASVALLAWAAV
- a CDS encoding cupin domain-containing protein; protein product: MGYHVIDPETVEPTPDRPCVQRAVGDAAGLENVALNFYEVEPGEQIPLAYHYHDDQEEVFYVEAGDLRVETPEGQRVVPEGSILVVEPDSPQRAFVPEDADESVRTLVLGAPPTDDVHAYEPDE
- a CDS encoding conditioned medium-induced protein 4, translated to MDEKTAELRDIFMDVTDESTVTERQEETHGSLSSETAIDDRLADVVGRMRDRYDFGTTLSDEDLVTVIRRFYAGDSDAEIARELGDASLGETVARARIDLHLVRDADEDAPFDLDDLRELLDADASTGECADELDVSESTVRRYRRVVETQQERRTVNDRFRNEFENVLQDRELSDRMTEGVEEDGLDDATEGMETNVSF